From the Tripterygium wilfordii isolate XIE 37 chromosome 6, ASM1340144v1, whole genome shotgun sequence genome, one window contains:
- the LOC120000948 gene encoding chaperone protein dnaJ 1, mitochondrial-like isoform X1 has product MRRFSWLGLRRRCLIAYMAVESGSHQAHPLCRTFPPHPRIFPERSLHRCSFLIGKPDYTEITGLLVGKRYIHATGSCCYPARDYYEILGVSKNATRDEIKKAFYVLAKKYHPDSNKNNPSAKRKFQEIRDAYETLQDPEKRNQYDMQSRGSGSRGYHPDEAEEFRYHHGDADGFKNAHQTHFSHSFRKIFSEIFEDQTDHFASDIQVDLVLSFSEAANGCTKHLSFDAYVPCDSCHGSGYPLDAKTTVCPICRGIGTVTIPPFTTTCSTCKGSGQIVKDRCMSCRGYGAVEGVKEVKVTIPTGMDTGDTIRVPGAGNFGGPRSHSGSLYIKLKVADDPVFSRDGADVYVDYKISLTQAMLGGKVEVPTLSGKTQVKIPKGVQHGQLLVLRGKGLPKHGFLVDHGDQFVRFRINFPTEVNARQRAILEEFAKEEMNDENSSSAEGNWWQALRESVTRPQLMLELSLLVLILLFVRKAMG; this is encoded by the exons ATGAGAAGATTCAGCTGGCTAGGCCTG CGCCGGCGGTGTTTGATAGCATATATGGCCGTGGAGTCCGGCAGTCACCAGGCTCATCCGCTTTGTAGGACTTTCCCGCCGCACCCTCGCATATTTCCGGAACGAT CTTTGCACAGGTGCAGTTTTCTTATTGGGAAACCTGATTATACTGAAATTACAGGATTGTTAGTGGGAAAGCGTTATATTCATGCAACAG GATCTTGTTGCTATCCAGCACGAGACTATTATGAAATTCTTGGTGTTTCTAAGAATGCCACCAGAGATGAGATCAAAAAGGCTTTTTATGTG CTTGCCAAGAAGTACCATCCAGATTCAAACAAGAACAATCCTTCTGCAAAGAGGAAATTTCAGGAGATAAGAGATGCTTATGAG ACTTTGCAAGATCCTGAGAAGAGAAACCAGTATGACATG CAGAGTAGGGGATCTGGGAGTAGAGGGTATCATCCGGATGAAGCAGAGGAGTTTCGATATCATCATGGTGATGCGGATGGATTTAAAAATGCTCACCAGACTCATTTTTCTCATTCATTCCGCAAAATATTTTCTGAA aTATTTGAAGATCAAACCGATCATTTTGCATCTGATATTCAG GTGGATCTTGTGCTCTCCTTTTCGGAAGCTGCTAATGGGTGCACCAAGCATCTGTCTTTTGATGCATATGTTCCCTGCGATTCTTGCC ATGGGAGTGGTTATCCACTTGATGCTAAGACGACAGTTTGTCCAATTTGCAGAGGCATCGGTACA GTAACAATTCCTCCCTTTACGACAACATGCAGCACATGTAAAGGGTCTGGTCAGATTGTTAAG GACCGTTGTATGTCATGCAGAGGATATGGTGCAGTTGAAGGCGTGAAGGAAGTTAAAGTTACCATACCAACAG GTATGGACACTGGAGATACCATCCGTGTACCTGGTGCTGGGAATTTTGGAGGACCACGAAGTCACTCTGGCAGTTTGTACATTAAACTTAAG GTTGCTGATGATCCTGTGTTTTCTAGAGATGGTGCAGATGTTTACGTGGACTACAAGATAAGCCTTACACAA GCTATGCTTGGTGGAAAGGTTGAGGTGCCAACTTTGTCAGGGAAGACGCAAGTAAAA ATACCAAAGGGGGTTCAGCATGGCCAACTTCTGGTACTACGAGGAAAAG GACTTCCAAAGCACGGTTTTCTTGTGGATCATGGAGATCAATTTGTGCGCTTTCGTATTAATTTTCCGAC TGAAGTGAATGCACGTCAACGTGCTATATTAGAAGAATTTGCAAAGGAGGAAATGAATGACGAAAACAGTAGCTCTGCTGAAGGAAATTG GTGGCAGGCCCTTCGTGAAAGTGTGACGCGTCCACAGTTGATGCTTGAACTATCGTTGTTAGTATTGATTTTGCTGTTCGTGCGCAAAGCCATGGGCTGA
- the LOC120000948 gene encoding chaperone protein dnaJ 1, mitochondrial-like isoform X5 produces MRRFSWLGLRRRCLIAYMAVESGSHQAHPLCRTFPPHPRIFPERSLHRCSFLIGKPDYTEITGLLVGKRYIHATGSCCYPARDYYEILGVSKNATRDEIKKAFYVLAKKYHPDSNKNNPSAKRKFQEIRDAYETLQDPEKRNQYDMSRGSGSRGYHPDEAEEFRYHHGDADGFKNAHQTHFSHSFRKIFSEIFEDQTDHFASDIQVDLVLSFSEAANGCTKHLSFDAYVPCDSCHGSGYPLDAKTTVCPICRGIGTVTIPPFTTTCSTCKGSGQIVKDRCMSCRGYGAVEGVKEVKVTIPTGMDTGDTIRVPGAGNFGGPRSHSGSLYIKLKVADDPVFSRDGADVYVDYKISLTQAMLGGKVEVPTLSGKTQVKIPKGVQHGQLLVLRGKGLPKHGFLVDHGDQFVRFRINFPTEVNARQRAILEEFAKEEMNDENSSSAEGNWLYQQLSTG; encoded by the exons ATGAGAAGATTCAGCTGGCTAGGCCTG CGCCGGCGGTGTTTGATAGCATATATGGCCGTGGAGTCCGGCAGTCACCAGGCTCATCCGCTTTGTAGGACTTTCCCGCCGCACCCTCGCATATTTCCGGAACGAT CTTTGCACAGGTGCAGTTTTCTTATTGGGAAACCTGATTATACTGAAATTACAGGATTGTTAGTGGGAAAGCGTTATATTCATGCAACAG GATCTTGTTGCTATCCAGCACGAGACTATTATGAAATTCTTGGTGTTTCTAAGAATGCCACCAGAGATGAGATCAAAAAGGCTTTTTATGTG CTTGCCAAGAAGTACCATCCAGATTCAAACAAGAACAATCCTTCTGCAAAGAGGAAATTTCAGGAGATAAGAGATGCTTATGAG ACTTTGCAAGATCCTGAGAAGAGAAACCAGTATGACATG AGTAGGGGATCTGGGAGTAGAGGGTATCATCCGGATGAAGCAGAGGAGTTTCGATATCATCATGGTGATGCGGATGGATTTAAAAATGCTCACCAGACTCATTTTTCTCATTCATTCCGCAAAATATTTTCTGAA aTATTTGAAGATCAAACCGATCATTTTGCATCTGATATTCAG GTGGATCTTGTGCTCTCCTTTTCGGAAGCTGCTAATGGGTGCACCAAGCATCTGTCTTTTGATGCATATGTTCCCTGCGATTCTTGCC ATGGGAGTGGTTATCCACTTGATGCTAAGACGACAGTTTGTCCAATTTGCAGAGGCATCGGTACA GTAACAATTCCTCCCTTTACGACAACATGCAGCACATGTAAAGGGTCTGGTCAGATTGTTAAG GACCGTTGTATGTCATGCAGAGGATATGGTGCAGTTGAAGGCGTGAAGGAAGTTAAAGTTACCATACCAACAG GTATGGACACTGGAGATACCATCCGTGTACCTGGTGCTGGGAATTTTGGAGGACCACGAAGTCACTCTGGCAGTTTGTACATTAAACTTAAG GTTGCTGATGATCCTGTGTTTTCTAGAGATGGTGCAGATGTTTACGTGGACTACAAGATAAGCCTTACACAA GCTATGCTTGGTGGAAAGGTTGAGGTGCCAACTTTGTCAGGGAAGACGCAAGTAAAA ATACCAAAGGGGGTTCAGCATGGCCAACTTCTGGTACTACGAGGAAAAG GACTTCCAAAGCACGGTTTTCTTGTGGATCATGGAGATCAATTTGTGCGCTTTCGTATTAATTTTCCGAC TGAAGTGAATGCACGTCAACGTGCTATATTAGAAGAATTTGCAAAGGAGGAAATGAATGACGAAAACAGTAGCTCTGCTGAAGGAAATTG GCTTTATCAGCAGCTATCTACTGGTTGA
- the LOC120000948 gene encoding chaperone protein dnaJ 1, mitochondrial-like isoform X3 has translation MRRFSWLGLRRRCLIAYMAVESGSHQAHPLCRTFPPHPRIFPERSLHRCSFLIGKPDYTEITGLLVGKRYIHATGSCCYPARDYYEILGVSKNATRDEIKKAFYVLAKKYHPDSNKNNPSAKRKFQEIRDAYETLQDPEKRNQYDMSRGSGSRGYHPDEAEEFRYHHGDADGFKNAHQTHFSHSFRKIFSEIFEDQTDHFASDIQVDLVLSFSEAANGCTKHLSFDAYVPCDSCHGSGYPLDAKTTVCPICRGIGTVTIPPFTTTCSTCKGSGQIVKDRCMSCRGYGAVEGVKEVKVTIPTGMDTGDTIRVPGAGNFGGPRSHSGSLYIKLKVADDPVFSRDGADVYVDYKISLTQAMLGGKVEVPTLSGKTQVKIPKGVQHGQLLVLRGKGLPKHGFLVDHGDQFVRFRINFPTEVNARQRAILEEFAKEEMNDENSSSAEGNWWQALRESVTRPQLMLELSLLVLILLFVRKAMG, from the exons ATGAGAAGATTCAGCTGGCTAGGCCTG CGCCGGCGGTGTTTGATAGCATATATGGCCGTGGAGTCCGGCAGTCACCAGGCTCATCCGCTTTGTAGGACTTTCCCGCCGCACCCTCGCATATTTCCGGAACGAT CTTTGCACAGGTGCAGTTTTCTTATTGGGAAACCTGATTATACTGAAATTACAGGATTGTTAGTGGGAAAGCGTTATATTCATGCAACAG GATCTTGTTGCTATCCAGCACGAGACTATTATGAAATTCTTGGTGTTTCTAAGAATGCCACCAGAGATGAGATCAAAAAGGCTTTTTATGTG CTTGCCAAGAAGTACCATCCAGATTCAAACAAGAACAATCCTTCTGCAAAGAGGAAATTTCAGGAGATAAGAGATGCTTATGAG ACTTTGCAAGATCCTGAGAAGAGAAACCAGTATGACATG AGTAGGGGATCTGGGAGTAGAGGGTATCATCCGGATGAAGCAGAGGAGTTTCGATATCATCATGGTGATGCGGATGGATTTAAAAATGCTCACCAGACTCATTTTTCTCATTCATTCCGCAAAATATTTTCTGAA aTATTTGAAGATCAAACCGATCATTTTGCATCTGATATTCAG GTGGATCTTGTGCTCTCCTTTTCGGAAGCTGCTAATGGGTGCACCAAGCATCTGTCTTTTGATGCATATGTTCCCTGCGATTCTTGCC ATGGGAGTGGTTATCCACTTGATGCTAAGACGACAGTTTGTCCAATTTGCAGAGGCATCGGTACA GTAACAATTCCTCCCTTTACGACAACATGCAGCACATGTAAAGGGTCTGGTCAGATTGTTAAG GACCGTTGTATGTCATGCAGAGGATATGGTGCAGTTGAAGGCGTGAAGGAAGTTAAAGTTACCATACCAACAG GTATGGACACTGGAGATACCATCCGTGTACCTGGTGCTGGGAATTTTGGAGGACCACGAAGTCACTCTGGCAGTTTGTACATTAAACTTAAG GTTGCTGATGATCCTGTGTTTTCTAGAGATGGTGCAGATGTTTACGTGGACTACAAGATAAGCCTTACACAA GCTATGCTTGGTGGAAAGGTTGAGGTGCCAACTTTGTCAGGGAAGACGCAAGTAAAA ATACCAAAGGGGGTTCAGCATGGCCAACTTCTGGTACTACGAGGAAAAG GACTTCCAAAGCACGGTTTTCTTGTGGATCATGGAGATCAATTTGTGCGCTTTCGTATTAATTTTCCGAC TGAAGTGAATGCACGTCAACGTGCTATATTAGAAGAATTTGCAAAGGAGGAAATGAATGACGAAAACAGTAGCTCTGCTGAAGGAAATTG GTGGCAGGCCCTTCGTGAAAGTGTGACGCGTCCACAGTTGATGCTTGAACTATCGTTGTTAGTATTGATTTTGCTGTTCGTGCGCAAAGCCATGGGCTGA
- the LOC120000948 gene encoding chaperone protein dnaJ 1, mitochondrial-like isoform X4, translated as MRRFSWLGLRRRCLIAYMAVESGSHQAHPLCRTFPPHPRIFPERSLHRCSFLIGKPDYTEITGLLVGKRYIHATGSCCYPARDYYEILGVSKNATRDEIKKAFYVLAKKYHPDSNKNNPSAKRKFQEIRDAYETLQDPEKRNQYDMQSRGSGSRGYHPDEAEEFRYHHGDADGFKNAHQTHFSHSFRKIFSEIFEDQTDHFASDIQVDLVLSFSEAANGCTKHLSFDAYVPCDSCHGSGYPLDAKTTVCPICRGIGTVTIPPFTTTCSTCKGSGQIVKDRCMSCRGYGAVEGVKEVKVTIPTGMDTGDTIRVPGAGNFGGPRSHSGSLYIKLKVADDPVFSRDGADVYVDYKISLTQAMLGGKVEVPTLSGKTQVKIPKGVQHGQLLVLRGKGLPKHGFLVDHGDQFVRFRINFPTEVNARQRAILEEFAKEEMNDENSSSAEGNWLYQQLSTG; from the exons ATGAGAAGATTCAGCTGGCTAGGCCTG CGCCGGCGGTGTTTGATAGCATATATGGCCGTGGAGTCCGGCAGTCACCAGGCTCATCCGCTTTGTAGGACTTTCCCGCCGCACCCTCGCATATTTCCGGAACGAT CTTTGCACAGGTGCAGTTTTCTTATTGGGAAACCTGATTATACTGAAATTACAGGATTGTTAGTGGGAAAGCGTTATATTCATGCAACAG GATCTTGTTGCTATCCAGCACGAGACTATTATGAAATTCTTGGTGTTTCTAAGAATGCCACCAGAGATGAGATCAAAAAGGCTTTTTATGTG CTTGCCAAGAAGTACCATCCAGATTCAAACAAGAACAATCCTTCTGCAAAGAGGAAATTTCAGGAGATAAGAGATGCTTATGAG ACTTTGCAAGATCCTGAGAAGAGAAACCAGTATGACATG CAGAGTAGGGGATCTGGGAGTAGAGGGTATCATCCGGATGAAGCAGAGGAGTTTCGATATCATCATGGTGATGCGGATGGATTTAAAAATGCTCACCAGACTCATTTTTCTCATTCATTCCGCAAAATATTTTCTGAA aTATTTGAAGATCAAACCGATCATTTTGCATCTGATATTCAG GTGGATCTTGTGCTCTCCTTTTCGGAAGCTGCTAATGGGTGCACCAAGCATCTGTCTTTTGATGCATATGTTCCCTGCGATTCTTGCC ATGGGAGTGGTTATCCACTTGATGCTAAGACGACAGTTTGTCCAATTTGCAGAGGCATCGGTACA GTAACAATTCCTCCCTTTACGACAACATGCAGCACATGTAAAGGGTCTGGTCAGATTGTTAAG GACCGTTGTATGTCATGCAGAGGATATGGTGCAGTTGAAGGCGTGAAGGAAGTTAAAGTTACCATACCAACAG GTATGGACACTGGAGATACCATCCGTGTACCTGGTGCTGGGAATTTTGGAGGACCACGAAGTCACTCTGGCAGTTTGTACATTAAACTTAAG GTTGCTGATGATCCTGTGTTTTCTAGAGATGGTGCAGATGTTTACGTGGACTACAAGATAAGCCTTACACAA GCTATGCTTGGTGGAAAGGTTGAGGTGCCAACTTTGTCAGGGAAGACGCAAGTAAAA ATACCAAAGGGGGTTCAGCATGGCCAACTTCTGGTACTACGAGGAAAAG GACTTCCAAAGCACGGTTTTCTTGTGGATCATGGAGATCAATTTGTGCGCTTTCGTATTAATTTTCCGAC TGAAGTGAATGCACGTCAACGTGCTATATTAGAAGAATTTGCAAAGGAGGAAATGAATGACGAAAACAGTAGCTCTGCTGAAGGAAATTG GCTTTATCAGCAGCTATCTACTGGTTGA
- the LOC120000948 gene encoding chaperone protein dnaJ 1, mitochondrial-like isoform X2: MIRLLNLSRRRCLIAYMAVESGSHQAHPLCRTFPPHPRIFPERSLHRCSFLIGKPDYTEITGLLVGKRYIHATGSCCYPARDYYEILGVSKNATRDEIKKAFYVLAKKYHPDSNKNNPSAKRKFQEIRDAYETLQDPEKRNQYDMQSRGSGSRGYHPDEAEEFRYHHGDADGFKNAHQTHFSHSFRKIFSEIFEDQTDHFASDIQVDLVLSFSEAANGCTKHLSFDAYVPCDSCHGSGYPLDAKTTVCPICRGIGTVTIPPFTTTCSTCKGSGQIVKDRCMSCRGYGAVEGVKEVKVTIPTGMDTGDTIRVPGAGNFGGPRSHSGSLYIKLKVADDPVFSRDGADVYVDYKISLTQAMLGGKVEVPTLSGKTQVKIPKGVQHGQLLVLRGKGLPKHGFLVDHGDQFVRFRINFPTEVNARQRAILEEFAKEEMNDENSSSAEGNWWQALRESVTRPQLMLELSLLVLILLFVRKAMG; encoded by the exons ATGATTCGACTGTTGAATCTTTCT CGCCGGCGGTGTTTGATAGCATATATGGCCGTGGAGTCCGGCAGTCACCAGGCTCATCCGCTTTGTAGGACTTTCCCGCCGCACCCTCGCATATTTCCGGAACGAT CTTTGCACAGGTGCAGTTTTCTTATTGGGAAACCTGATTATACTGAAATTACAGGATTGTTAGTGGGAAAGCGTTATATTCATGCAACAG GATCTTGTTGCTATCCAGCACGAGACTATTATGAAATTCTTGGTGTTTCTAAGAATGCCACCAGAGATGAGATCAAAAAGGCTTTTTATGTG CTTGCCAAGAAGTACCATCCAGATTCAAACAAGAACAATCCTTCTGCAAAGAGGAAATTTCAGGAGATAAGAGATGCTTATGAG ACTTTGCAAGATCCTGAGAAGAGAAACCAGTATGACATG CAGAGTAGGGGATCTGGGAGTAGAGGGTATCATCCGGATGAAGCAGAGGAGTTTCGATATCATCATGGTGATGCGGATGGATTTAAAAATGCTCACCAGACTCATTTTTCTCATTCATTCCGCAAAATATTTTCTGAA aTATTTGAAGATCAAACCGATCATTTTGCATCTGATATTCAG GTGGATCTTGTGCTCTCCTTTTCGGAAGCTGCTAATGGGTGCACCAAGCATCTGTCTTTTGATGCATATGTTCCCTGCGATTCTTGCC ATGGGAGTGGTTATCCACTTGATGCTAAGACGACAGTTTGTCCAATTTGCAGAGGCATCGGTACA GTAACAATTCCTCCCTTTACGACAACATGCAGCACATGTAAAGGGTCTGGTCAGATTGTTAAG GACCGTTGTATGTCATGCAGAGGATATGGTGCAGTTGAAGGCGTGAAGGAAGTTAAAGTTACCATACCAACAG GTATGGACACTGGAGATACCATCCGTGTACCTGGTGCTGGGAATTTTGGAGGACCACGAAGTCACTCTGGCAGTTTGTACATTAAACTTAAG GTTGCTGATGATCCTGTGTTTTCTAGAGATGGTGCAGATGTTTACGTGGACTACAAGATAAGCCTTACACAA GCTATGCTTGGTGGAAAGGTTGAGGTGCCAACTTTGTCAGGGAAGACGCAAGTAAAA ATACCAAAGGGGGTTCAGCATGGCCAACTTCTGGTACTACGAGGAAAAG GACTTCCAAAGCACGGTTTTCTTGTGGATCATGGAGATCAATTTGTGCGCTTTCGTATTAATTTTCCGAC TGAAGTGAATGCACGTCAACGTGCTATATTAGAAGAATTTGCAAAGGAGGAAATGAATGACGAAAACAGTAGCTCTGCTGAAGGAAATTG GTGGCAGGCCCTTCGTGAAAGTGTGACGCGTCCACAGTTGATGCTTGAACTATCGTTGTTAGTATTGATTTTGCTGTTCGTGCGCAAAGCCATGGGCTGA
- the LOC120000948 gene encoding chaperone protein dnaJ 1, mitochondrial-like isoform X6 produces MCSFLIGKPDYTEITGLLVGKRYIHATGSCCYPARDYYEILGVSKNATRDEIKKAFYVLAKKYHPDSNKNNPSAKRKFQEIRDAYETLQDPEKRNQYDMQSRGSGSRGYHPDEAEEFRYHHGDADGFKNAHQTHFSHSFRKIFSEIFEDQTDHFASDIQVDLVLSFSEAANGCTKHLSFDAYVPCDSCHGSGYPLDAKTTVCPICRGIGTVTIPPFTTTCSTCKGSGQIVKDRCMSCRGYGAVEGVKEVKVTIPTGMDTGDTIRVPGAGNFGGPRSHSGSLYIKLKVADDPVFSRDGADVYVDYKISLTQAMLGGKVEVPTLSGKTQVKIPKGVQHGQLLVLRGKGLPKHGFLVDHGDQFVRFRINFPTEVNARQRAILEEFAKEEMNDENSSSAEGNWWQALRESVTRPQLMLELSLLVLILLFVRKAMG; encoded by the exons AT GTGCAGTTTTCTTATTGGGAAACCTGATTATACTGAAATTACAGGATTGTTAGTGGGAAAGCGTTATATTCATGCAACAG GATCTTGTTGCTATCCAGCACGAGACTATTATGAAATTCTTGGTGTTTCTAAGAATGCCACCAGAGATGAGATCAAAAAGGCTTTTTATGTG CTTGCCAAGAAGTACCATCCAGATTCAAACAAGAACAATCCTTCTGCAAAGAGGAAATTTCAGGAGATAAGAGATGCTTATGAG ACTTTGCAAGATCCTGAGAAGAGAAACCAGTATGACATG CAGAGTAGGGGATCTGGGAGTAGAGGGTATCATCCGGATGAAGCAGAGGAGTTTCGATATCATCATGGTGATGCGGATGGATTTAAAAATGCTCACCAGACTCATTTTTCTCATTCATTCCGCAAAATATTTTCTGAA aTATTTGAAGATCAAACCGATCATTTTGCATCTGATATTCAG GTGGATCTTGTGCTCTCCTTTTCGGAAGCTGCTAATGGGTGCACCAAGCATCTGTCTTTTGATGCATATGTTCCCTGCGATTCTTGCC ATGGGAGTGGTTATCCACTTGATGCTAAGACGACAGTTTGTCCAATTTGCAGAGGCATCGGTACA GTAACAATTCCTCCCTTTACGACAACATGCAGCACATGTAAAGGGTCTGGTCAGATTGTTAAG GACCGTTGTATGTCATGCAGAGGATATGGTGCAGTTGAAGGCGTGAAGGAAGTTAAAGTTACCATACCAACAG GTATGGACACTGGAGATACCATCCGTGTACCTGGTGCTGGGAATTTTGGAGGACCACGAAGTCACTCTGGCAGTTTGTACATTAAACTTAAG GTTGCTGATGATCCTGTGTTTTCTAGAGATGGTGCAGATGTTTACGTGGACTACAAGATAAGCCTTACACAA GCTATGCTTGGTGGAAAGGTTGAGGTGCCAACTTTGTCAGGGAAGACGCAAGTAAAA ATACCAAAGGGGGTTCAGCATGGCCAACTTCTGGTACTACGAGGAAAAG GACTTCCAAAGCACGGTTTTCTTGTGGATCATGGAGATCAATTTGTGCGCTTTCGTATTAATTTTCCGAC TGAAGTGAATGCACGTCAACGTGCTATATTAGAAGAATTTGCAAAGGAGGAAATGAATGACGAAAACAGTAGCTCTGCTGAAGGAAATTG GTGGCAGGCCCTTCGTGAAAGTGTGACGCGTCCACAGTTGATGCTTGAACTATCGTTGTTAGTATTGATTTTGCTGTTCGTGCGCAAAGCCATGGGCTGA
- the LOC119999631 gene encoding 39S ribosomal protein L41-A, mitochondrial-like isoform X2 has product MPLGLLMGIGRAFRRKRTSSLDILSSKRAPRNYYKGKNCKPTGFHTRKGGYVLMQEKLPNYVVPDLTDFKLILLKRTLFGICVLSALDALRLNGKVKLFTWSSV; this is encoded by the exons ATGCCGCTGGGTCTGCTAATGGGGATTGGAAGGGCATTTCGGCGGAAGCGGACTTCGTCGCTGGACATCCTCTCGTCAAAGCGTGCCCCTCGTAATTACTATAAGGGAAAGAATTGCAAACCTACTGGTTTCCACACTCGAAAAG GTGGCTATGTTCTGATGCAAGAGAAACTACCAAACTATGTTGTTCCTGATTTGACTGACTTTAAG TTGATTTTGCTAAAGAGGACATTGTTTGGTATCTGTGTCCTGAGTGCTCTTGATGCCCTCAGACTAAATGGTAAAGTTAAATTATTTACTTGGTCAAGcgtttaa
- the LOC119999631 gene encoding 39S ribosomal protein L41-A, mitochondrial-like isoform X1, whose product MPLGLLMGIGRAFRRKRTSSLDILSSKRAPRNYYKGKNCKPTGFHTRKGGYVLMQEKLPNYVVPDLTDFKYCTGFSSFLFPVPICKFAIPTCSFQIFRCLVQLSNGAPPLKMSYLLYENHSADADISLVD is encoded by the exons ATGCCGCTGGGTCTGCTAATGGGGATTGGAAGGGCATTTCGGCGGAAGCGGACTTCGTCGCTGGACATCCTCTCGTCAAAGCGTGCCCCTCGTAATTACTATAAGGGAAAGAATTGCAAACCTACTGGTTTCCACACTCGAAAAG GTGGCTATGTTCTGATGCAAGAGAAACTACCAAACTATGTTGTTCCTGATTTGACTGACTTTAAG TACTGTACAGGGTTTTCCTCCTTTCTCTTTCCAGTCCCAATTTGCAAATTTGCAATTCCAACCTGCTCTTTCCAAATTTTCCGTTGTTTAGTTCAACTTTCAAATGGAGCTCCTCCCCTCAAAATGAGTTATCTGTTGTACGAAAATCATAGTGCTGATGCTGATATTAGTTTGGTTGATTAG
- the LOC119999631 gene encoding 39S ribosomal protein L41-A, mitochondrial-like isoform X3, whose translation MPLGLLMGIGRAFRRKRTSSLDILSSKRAPRNYYKGKNCKPTGFHTRKGGYVLMQEKLPNYVVPDLTDFKLKPYVSQVPTEVKTTEASEPAK comes from the exons ATGCCGCTGGGTCTGCTAATGGGGATTGGAAGGGCATTTCGGCGGAAGCGGACTTCGTCGCTGGACATCCTCTCGTCAAAGCGTGCCCCTCGTAATTACTATAAGGGAAAGAATTGCAAACCTACTGGTTTCCACACTCGAAAAG GTGGCTATGTTCTGATGCAAGAGAAACTACCAAACTATGTTGTTCCTGATTTGACTGACTTTAAG CTCAAACCATATGTATCACAAGTTCCAACAGAAGTCAAAACAACTGAGGCTTCTGAACCTGCAAAATAA
- the LOC120000704 gene encoding pinin-like, with product MGNPKRPSNKDHVQCKKHPKHKQSPGICSLCLNEKLSKVSKTRSRRTIKRSSSSSSSSSSSLSSEYSSSSSLSSSYSSPMHHRHPYRFSTGGGGGKNNRGKNNVNALAKSRSLAFVQRRSGDDSCSDYKKKTTRRGGFWSKLLRPTRKKIDNGGLVHSSTL from the coding sequence ATGGGAAACCCCAAGAGACCATCAAACAAGGACCATGTTCAATGCAAGAAGCATCCCAAACACAAACAATCTCCTGGCATATGCTCTCTTTGCTTGAATGAAAAGCTCTCAAAAGTCTCTAAAACAAGGTCACGTCGTACGATAAAgcgctcttcttcttcttcgtcttcgtcttcttcttcattatcgTCCgaatattcttcttcttcttcgcttTCTTCTTCGTATTCGTCTCCAATGCATCATCGTCATCCGTATCGTTTTAGtacaggaggaggaggagggaagaATAACAGGGGGAAGAATAATGTTAACGCACTTGCCAAGAGTAGATCATTGGCTTTTGTTCAAAGGAGGAGTGGTGATGATTCTTGTAGTGATTACAAGAAGAAGACAACAAGGAGAGGTGGGTTTTGGTCCAAGTTGTTGCGTCCAACAAGGAAGAAGATTGATAATGGGGGTTTGGTGCATTCAAGCACACTATGA